The nucleotide sequence ATATTAAAAGAACAGAAAAAAGAATAATAAAAGGAAAAAGATATCCCAAGAAAAGAGCATGAAAACCTATGGCCTGCTCAAAATAGACAATAACATCATCTCCCGGAGAAAAGCTTTCAGTTGTATTCTTAATCTCAATGACCTTTTGCTCTGTCTCAGAAACAGGACACGCATCCTTGCTATGACAGCTGGAACAAGCCGAAGCGCTTTGAATCATAACTTTAACGGTATCGTCATGCGCCTCAACAACTTTTCCATTATGCAAAATAAGTTTGGATGATTTTAACAAAAAAACCTTACCCTTTAAAGAATTTTATCTTTTATTTGACCTTACTATATACGTATGCAAAAAGAATGTCAAGATTCACCTGACTTATTATCAAGAAAAGACCAATAATTCTTGCGCTTAATTTTTGTTTTTGTTAAGATGAGATAACTTAAAAAAGGAATTTTATAAATATATGAACATTGGCATTACTAAAGAATTGAACAACAATGAAAAGCGTGTCGCTGCAACACCCTCTTCTGTTGAAAAACTAACTAAGCTTGGATTCAATGTTTTAATTGAAAAAGGGCTTGGCGATTCTATTTTCGCTTCAGATAGTCTTTATGAAAAAGCTGGCGCGAAAATTATGGATAATTCTAAGGCTATTCTGTCCTCTTGCGATATTATTCTTCGTCTAGACAAACCATCTGAGGAAGAAATTTCTTCTCTCAAAGAACAAAGCATTTATATCAGTTTTCTAAATCCGTTTAAAGAAAAAAATCTTATCAAATTACTTGCTAAGAAAAATATTAGTGCAATCAGCATGGAACTCATTCCGCGAATTACACGCGCACAAAAAATGGATGCATTAAGTTCTCAAGCAAGCTTGGCTGGTTACGTTGCGGTTATTATTGCGACTCGAGAAAGTCAAAAAGTGCTGCCCATGCAGATAACCCCTGCTGGAACAATTTCGCCAGCACGCGTTTTTATTGTTGGCGCTGGCGTTGCCGGTCTTCAAGCGATTGCAACGGCCAAACGACTTGGCGCACGCGTCGAAGCCTTTGATACGCGACCAGAGGTTGCCGAGCAAATTCAATCTTTAGGTGCAAAATTCATTAAAATTGATATTGGAGAAACTGAAAAAACTAAAGATGGTTATGCGAAACAGCTAACAGATGAACAAATAAAAAAACAGCGCGATCAAATGACAAAAATTTGCTCAATTTCTGATATTATCGTTACAACCGCCCAAGTTTTTGGCAGAACAGCACCTTTAATTATCACTGATGAAATGATTAGCCAAATGAAGCCTGGAAGTGTCATTCTCGACATGGCAGTTGAATCCGGTGGAAATGTCAGCGGATCTGAAATCAATAAAATAAAAATTATAAACAATGTTAAGATTGTCGGATTAGCAAAACTACCTTCCTTTGTTGCTCCTGACGCGAGCGAAATGTACGCTAATAATCTTTATAATTTAATTAAAGAATTCTGGAACAAAGAAACAAAAATGTTTGATCTGAATCTTGACGATCAGATCATTAAAAGCTGCCTCGTAACATATAACGGGTCAATTGTTAATGAAATGCTTTAAATTATGATCGACATCAACACTCTTATTTTTCTTTTGTTTATTCTCGCCCTTTCGATTTTCTTAGGGTTTGAACTTATTTCCAAAGTTCCATCGACTCTTCATACGCCATTAATGTCAGGATCTAATGCTATCTCTGGCATTACGCTAGTGGGAGCTCTGATTTCTGCTGGAACGGACGGAAATATGATAAGTACCGTCTTGGGAACGTTGGCTGTTATTTTTGCAACAATTAATGTTGTTGGCGGATATCTTGTAACCGATCGCATGCTTGCTATGTTTAAGAAAAAGAAATAATTTGGAGGAATTGTTGAATACTGCATTTATCATAAATTTATCTTATATTGCTGCGGCCATTCTTTTTATCATTGGCCTAAAGATGCTTAGCTCCCCTCTAACGGCACGTAAAGGAAATTTGATTTCTGCAATCGGCATGTTTCTGGCCATTGTTGCCACACTTTTAACAAAAGGATTAAGCTTTCAATGGATTGTCTTAGGGATTGTCCTCGGATCAATGATTGGAATCTTCGCAGCTCGCCTTGTTGCCATGACGGCTATGCCAGAAATGGTAGCACTTTTAAATGGATTCGGCGGCATTGCAAGCCTTTTGGTTGGGTGGGCTGTTTATCACTGCTCTCAAACATTTGAAACTTTAACAATTATAACAGTTTTTTTAACTGTTTTAATTGGAGGAGTTACATTTACTGGTAGCATTGTTGCTTGGGGAAAGCTAAAAGGCATCTTTCCTTCAAAGCCAATTCTTTTTGATGGACAAAGGATGATAAATCTCGGCATTTTAATTGCCCTTCTTTTTTCTGGAATAATCTTGATTATCAGCCCACAAACCTCATATTCAACTTTCCTTTTTATTATTGCACTTTCTTTTATATTAGGCATCTCTTCTGTCATTCCAATCGGAGGCGCCGATATGCCAGTTGTTATTTCTCTTTTAAATAGCTATTCTGGACTAGCTGCTTGTGCCGCTGGATTTGTCATTCAAAATAATATTTTGATTGTTGCTGGTGCACTTGTTGGTGCCAGTGGAATTATCTTAACGCGAATTATGTGTAAAGCTATGAACCGTTCTTTATCCAATGTTCTTTTTAGTGGGTTCGGCTCTGGCGTTAAGGACCAATCCTCTGAAACTGAAGGCGAAATAAATCCAATCACCATTGAAGATGCCTACCTAATACTTGAGGCCGCCCAATCTGTTGTCATCACCCCTGGTTATGGTCTTGCAGTTGCCCAAGCTCAACATGTTGTTCGAGAACTTGGAGAATTATTAGAAAAAAATGGCGCTGATGTAAAATATGCAATTCATCCTGTTGCAGGACGAATGCCTGGACACATGAATGTTTTGCTTGCCGAAGCAAATGTACCTTATGACCAATTAGTTGAAATGGACGATATTAATCCAACCATGAATAGTGTTGACGTATGTATTGTAATTGGTGCGAACGATGTTGTTAATCCTGCAGCAGAAGATGACGAATCAAGCCCAATTTATGGAATGCCGATCATTGAAGTCTACAAAGCAAAGACTGTTTTTGTGCTTAAGCGATCAATGGCGGCAGGATTTGCCGGTATCCCCAACAAACTTTTCTTTAACGAAAACACCCGCATGCTCTTTGGAGACGCCAAAGCCTCTATTTCTGGAATTGTATCAGAATTTAAATAAAAAAATGATTTACGAAATCTTTCAGATAACGTAAATCAATTGATTGAAGCTGTTTGCTAAAGGTAAATTAATCCTGATGCGCGAAAATACCCCAAAATTTCTCATTCAGAACACTTAAATTTATTTTATTTCTTACGCATTTTTTTTGTAGCTAAATAGGCAGGAATAATGATAAGGGCAGCAAAAATAAGCAAAATCAAAATTGTTAAAATTGTATCCATCATAGTCTAAAACCCCTCCTATTGTTTTGATGAAGTCATCTTTTTAGGGTCAACAATTCGATCAAATTCTTTTTCACTTAAAATCTTAAGCTGAATTGCAGCACTTTTAAGCGAAATATTTTCTTTATAAGCTTTTTGAGAAATCTTAGCAGCTTGATCATAACCAATAACAGGATTCAAAGCCGTTACCAGCATTAAAGAATTATTCAAATTATCTTTAATTTTTTCAAGGTTTGGCTTAATACCGCAAATACATTTTTCCCTAAAACTCGTCGACGCATCTGATAAGATTTTGATTGACTGCAAAACATTAAAGATAATAACTGGCTTAAAAACATTTAGCTCAAAATTTCCGCTTGCCCCTGCAATAGAAACGGTTGTGTCGTTGCCTATAATTTGCGCACAAACCATTGTCATGGCTTCACACTGAGTTGGATTGACCTTTCCGGGCATAATGGAGCTTCCAGGTTCATTAGCTGGCAAAATAAGCTCGCCAATGCCGCATCGCGGTCCTGATGAAAGAAAACGAATATCATTAGCGATTTTCATTAAAGAGACAGCTGCACCTTTTAAGGCACCACTTAAGGCCACAAGAGCATCATGCGCTGCAATTGCCTCAAACTTATTGGGTGCAGACTTAAAAGAAATATTAGTTAAT is from Candidatus Omnitrophota bacterium and encodes:
- a CDS encoding SoxR reducing system RseC family protein, translated to MLKSSKLILHNGKVVEAHDDTVKVMIQSASACSSCHSKDACPVSETEQKVIEIKNTTESFSPGDDVIVYFEQAIGFHALFLGYLFPFIILFSVLLISFSLTGKELVSGILALFVLLPYYLGLYLFRDKIKKSFLFKIVKKDI
- a CDS encoding Re/Si-specific NAD(P)(+) transhydrogenase subunit alpha; translation: MNIGITKELNNNEKRVAATPSSVEKLTKLGFNVLIEKGLGDSIFASDSLYEKAGAKIMDNSKAILSSCDIILRLDKPSEEEISSLKEQSIYISFLNPFKEKNLIKLLAKKNISAISMELIPRITRAQKMDALSSQASLAGYVAVIIATRESQKVLPMQITPAGTISPARVFIVGAGVAGLQAIATAKRLGARVEAFDTRPEVAEQIQSLGAKFIKIDIGETEKTKDGYAKQLTDEQIKKQRDQMTKICSISDIIVTTAQVFGRTAPLIITDEMISQMKPGSVILDMAVESGGNVSGSEINKIKIINNVKIVGLAKLPSFVAPDASEMYANNLYNLIKEFWNKETKMFDLNLDDQIIKSCLVTYNGSIVNEML
- a CDS encoding NAD(P) transhydrogenase subunit alpha; the protein is MIDINTLIFLLFILALSIFLGFELISKVPSTLHTPLMSGSNAISGITLVGALISAGTDGNMISTVLGTLAVIFATINVVGGYLVTDRMLAMFKKKK
- a CDS encoding NAD(P)(+) transhydrogenase (Re/Si-specific) subunit beta: MNTAFIINLSYIAAAILFIIGLKMLSSPLTARKGNLISAIGMFLAIVATLLTKGLSFQWIVLGIVLGSMIGIFAARLVAMTAMPEMVALLNGFGGIASLLVGWAVYHCSQTFETLTIITVFLTVLIGGVTFTGSIVAWGKLKGIFPSKPILFDGQRMINLGILIALLFSGIILIISPQTSYSTFLFIIALSFILGISSVIPIGGADMPVVISLLNSYSGLAACAAGFVIQNNILIVAGALVGASGIILTRIMCKAMNRSLSNVLFSGFGSGVKDQSSETEGEINPITIEDAYLILEAAQSVVITPGYGLAVAQAQHVVRELGELLEKNGADVKYAIHPVAGRMPGHMNVLLAEANVPYDQLVEMDDINPTMNSVDVCIVIGANDVVNPAAEDDESSPIYGMPIIEVYKAKTVFVLKRSMAAGFAGIPNKLFFNENTRMLFGDAKASISGIVSEFK